One segment of Aquimarina sp. BL5 DNA contains the following:
- a CDS encoding peroxiredoxin-like family protein, with protein MNTETNSYQENLKDLRTNLGTMLPKEALNVFDKDAENLQLNQTSILKLEVGEKAPDFSLSNATNKTIKLSDLLKNSKVVLTFYRGFWCPYCNLQLAHYQNSLSEIQALGAELVAISPQIPDESLNVKEKNELNFEVLSDNGNIVARKYTTVFTNADAPVDTMTALGFDFDAHYSDDSRELPIPAVFIIEKDTTISFAKSLGGDYRNRVEVSEIINALKK; from the coding sequence ATGAATACTGAAACAAATTCTTATCAAGAAAACTTAAAGGATCTGCGTACAAACTTAGGAACGATGCTTCCTAAAGAAGCACTTAATGTTTTTGATAAGGACGCAGAAAATCTACAATTAAATCAGACATCAATTCTAAAACTTGAAGTTGGTGAAAAAGCACCAGATTTTTCTCTTTCAAATGCAACGAACAAAACCATCAAGCTTTCAGATTTACTGAAAAATAGTAAAGTTGTTCTTACTTTTTATAGAGGTTTTTGGTGTCCATACTGCAATCTTCAACTAGCACACTATCAAAATTCGTTATCAGAAATTCAAGCTTTGGGAGCGGAATTAGTGGCTATATCACCACAGATACCTGATGAATCATTGAACGTGAAAGAAAAAAATGAACTGAATTTTGAGGTTTTGAGTGATAATGGGAATATTGTTGCTAGAAAATACACAACTGTTTTTACAAATGCTGATGCCCCTGTGGATACAATGACAGCACTCGGATTCGATTTTGATGCGCATTATTCAGACGATTCTAGAGAATTGCCAATTCCTGCGGTTTTTATTATCGAAAAAGATACTACTATTTCTTTTGCAAAATCTTTAGGTGGTGACTACAGAAACCGTGTAGAAGTTTCTGAAATTATTAATGCTTTAAAAAAATAA